In the Kiritimatiellales bacterium genome, one interval contains:
- a CDS encoding DUF4282 domain-containing protein, with protein sequence MNKEDFFNFKKMITPVIIKILFWIGIAIAVLSGLIMLFSGAILQGLMCIILGPIFVRVYCELLIVVFSINDTLTEIKNQLKKE encoded by the coding sequence ATGAATAAAGAAGACTTCTTCAACTTCAAAAAAATGATCACGCCGGTCATCATCAAAATTCTCTTCTGGATCGGCATCGCGATTGCAGTTTTGTCCGGATTAATTATGCTGTTTTCCGGTGCAATTCTGCAGGGACTTATGTGTATTATTCTCGGACCCATCTTTGTCCGCGTTTATTGCGAACTTCTCATTGTTGTCTTCTCAATCAACGACACACTCACCGAAATTAAAAATCAGTTGAAAAAAGAATAA
- the groES gene encoding co-chaperone GroES, whose amino-acid sequence MKIKPLGDRVLVEPLKEAEVKKGGIIIPDTAKERPQEGKVVALGTGKLDDDGKKIPFNVKVGDTVLMPKYGGTEVKMNDREYQIMREEDILAVIG is encoded by the coding sequence ATGAAGATCAAGCCATTAGGCGACCGCGTACTGGTCGAGCCCCTCAAAGAAGCCGAGGTAAAAAAAGGCGGCATTATTATTCCTGACACGGCGAAGGAACGTCCGCAGGAAGGAAAAGTGGTTGCACTCGGAACCGGTAAACTGGATGACGACGGGAAGAAAATTCCGTTCAATGTAAAAGTCGGCGATACGGTTCTGATGCCGAAATACGGCGGTACAGAAGTGAAAATGAACGACAGGGAATATCAGATCATGCGTGAAGAAGATATTCTTGCAGTGATCGGTTAA
- a CDS encoding NUDIX hydrolase, with amino-acid sequence MSEKTIGTKTVFTGKIMSVDVLDVLLPDGRTATREIVRHGPAVAVVVRRCDGKFIFIRQFRKAMERIVFEVVAGNCDAGEIAEAAAVRELKEETGYIVEKIQFLGPIYPSVGYCTECIDIFYAETGDTAGATGFDPDENIETVLLTESEMDLRIRTGNVQDAKTLAAWALFKNWNN; translated from the coding sequence ATGAGTGAAAAAACAATCGGAACAAAAACAGTATTCACCGGAAAAATTATGAGCGTGGACGTCCTCGACGTTCTACTGCCGGACGGGCGCACCGCAACCCGCGAAATTGTACGGCACGGACCGGCGGTTGCCGTGGTTGTGCGCCGGTGTGATGGAAAGTTTATTTTTATCCGGCAGTTTCGCAAAGCGATGGAACGGATTGTCTTTGAAGTCGTTGCCGGAAACTGCGACGCCGGAGAAATAGCAGAAGCCGCTGCAGTTCGCGAACTCAAAGAAGAGACAGGCTACATTGTCGAAAAAATTCAATTTCTCGGTCCTATCTATCCATCCGTCGGTTACTGCACCGAATGCATCGATATCTTTTACGCCGAAACCGGCGACACCGCCGGCGCAACCGGTTTCGATCCGGACGAAAATATTGAAACTGTTTTGCTCACTGAATCCGAAATGGATTTACGCATCCGCACCGGAAACGTTCAGGACGCCAAAACCCTCGCCGCCTGGGCGTTATTTAAAAATTGGAATAATTGA
- the rnhC gene encoding ribonuclease HIII: protein MKSNSFTIKLTETQQKKLVNLLETSGYRIVEVPHTQIAVDTGSSRINLYNSGKCLVQGKGAEDWVTFELEPKITGEAKLGYDAVHDPESVQPHMGIDESGKGDFFGPLVIASVFVNKKTVEILKELGARDSKKITSDRVALQLASDIRKKLEGQYTIVSIGPEAYNRMYAKIGNVNKLLAWGHARTIENLLEKVPDCPRALADKFGPTIQIERALMSKGRKIKLDQRTKAESDPAVAAASILARAGFLMALRKMEKDLGIESIPKGCSEKVKKIAAQLIAYKGPEILLKTCKCHFRTTDEVLAMNGFSRKDLPPAA from the coding sequence ATGAAATCAAATTCTTTCACAATAAAATTAACGGAAACACAACAGAAAAAACTGGTTAACCTGCTTGAAACCTCCGGTTACCGTATTGTTGAGGTGCCCCATACACAGATCGCAGTGGATACAGGCAGCAGCCGGATTAATCTCTACAACTCTGGAAAGTGTCTCGTACAAGGAAAAGGCGCCGAAGACTGGGTTACGTTTGAGCTCGAACCCAAGATTACCGGCGAAGCCAAGCTTGGATACGATGCTGTACACGATCCGGAAAGCGTTCAACCGCATATGGGAATTGACGAGAGCGGCAAGGGCGATTTTTTCGGCCCGCTCGTTATCGCATCGGTGTTTGTAAATAAAAAAACAGTTGAAATCCTGAAAGAACTTGGCGCGCGCGATAGTAAAAAAATCACCAGCGACCGTGTTGCGCTGCAACTGGCATCCGATATTCGCAAAAAACTGGAGGGACAGTACACAATCGTTTCTATCGGCCCGGAAGCGTACAATCGTATGTATGCAAAAATCGGTAATGTAAATAAGCTGCTCGCCTGGGGACACGCACGTACAATTGAAAATCTGCTCGAAAAAGTCCCGGACTGCCCGCGCGCCCTCGCTGATAAATTCGGTCCGACCATTCAAATTGAGCGCGCATTGATGAGCAAAGGCCGGAAAATTAAACTTGATCAGCGCACCAAAGCGGAATCCGACCCGGCGGTAGCGGCAGCATCAATTCTCGCGCGCGCCGGGTTTTTAATGGCGCTGAGAAAAATGGAAAAAGATCTCGGTATCGAATCCATTCCCAAAGGCTGTTCGGAAAAAGTTAAAAAAATTGCGGCGCAATTGATTGCCTATAAAGGCCCCGAAATTTTATTAAAAACCTGCAAATGTCATTTCAGGACAACTGACGAAGTTCTGGCGATGAACGGTTTTTCAAGGAAAGACCTGCCGCCGGCGGCATAA
- a CDS encoding outer membrane beta-barrel protein, translating to MSKKSLLSMLFAGALCGQVFAIDDTPFKISNTLRFGYDDNPYSVHNRDDSFFVEDIIDLAFRASLSDRTDLMLKAQLRAEVDEEDESLYPNFFGTLNHAFSSRLFVSLSETFKTADRNGSANIKKPNKKERIDYWQNIIGLNADYVLNQKHQIGVNGTHVIERNDSKADVYDFTRYVAGASWSYALKPQQTRFTVMAQHVKVDYDEVHSKYNQEVLYGELAHTFNPNWKGTVKGGLTYTDRDFAESDSTTDPLFGAGLIFSPSPKTSIDASVDYQYEQTENSSYGGRTATTVRLGIDHELTAKMRVKSNVRFVDSDYEKKDLDKNGLADGSGGEEHWYFNARLSYKLNRTHSIETGYSYSQKDRDGVQNADWRRHRVDVGWRVDL from the coding sequence GTGAGTAAAAAGTCATTGTTAAGTATGTTATTTGCCGGAGCACTGTGCGGACAGGTTTTTGCAATAGACGATACCCCGTTTAAAATATCGAATACCCTCCGGTTCGGATACGATGATAATCCGTACAGTGTACATAACAGGGATGATTCCTTTTTTGTAGAAGATATCATTGATCTGGCTTTCCGTGCATCACTTTCAGACCGCACAGATTTAATGCTTAAAGCACAATTGCGCGCTGAAGTGGATGAAGAGGATGAAAGCCTGTATCCAAACTTTTTTGGAACGTTGAATCACGCGTTTTCATCACGATTGTTTGTGTCACTTTCTGAAACGTTCAAAACCGCAGACCGCAATGGCTCTGCGAATATAAAAAAACCAAATAAAAAAGAACGCATCGATTACTGGCAGAATATTATCGGCTTAAATGCTGACTATGTATTGAACCAGAAACATCAGATCGGTGTGAACGGAACTCATGTCATTGAACGGAATGACAGTAAGGCTGATGTATATGATTTTACGCGTTATGTTGCCGGGGCGTCCTGGTCGTATGCGCTGAAGCCGCAGCAAACCCGTTTTACCGTGATGGCGCAGCATGTTAAAGTCGATTATGATGAAGTCCATAGTAAGTATAATCAGGAAGTTTTATATGGTGAGTTGGCGCACACATTCAACCCGAACTGGAAAGGGACGGTTAAAGGCGGTTTGACATATACAGATCGTGATTTTGCAGAAAGCGACAGCACCACAGATCCTCTGTTTGGTGCCGGACTTATTTTTTCTCCGTCGCCGAAAACGTCGATTGACGCCAGTGTGGATTATCAATATGAGCAGACCGAAAACAGTTCTTATGGCGGACGCACCGCAACAACAGTCCGGCTGGGAATCGATCATGAATTAACGGCCAAGATGCGGGTCAAATCCAATGTTCGTTTTGTTGACAGCGACTATGAAAAGAAAGATCTGGACAAAAATGGTCTCGCCGACGGGAGTGGTGGTGAAGAGCATTGGTATTTCAATGCCCGCTTGTCATATAAGTTGAACCGTACGCACTCGATTGAAACAGGTTATAGTTATTCACAAAAAGATCGGGATGGGGTGCAAAACGCGGATTGGAGACGTCATCGGGTTGATGTCGGGTGGCGCGTAGACCTGTAA
- the groL gene encoding chaperonin GroEL (60 kDa chaperone family; promotes refolding of misfolded polypeptides especially under stressful conditions; forms two stacked rings of heptamers to form a barrel-shaped 14mer; ends can be capped by GroES; misfolded proteins enter the barrel where they are refolded when GroES binds): protein MAKQMKFDVDARTAMLRGVEKLSRAVKVTLGPKGRNVILDKKFGSPNVTKDGVSVAKEIELDDPFENMGAQMLREVASKTSDIAGDGTTTATVLAEAIYREGLKNVTSGANPMCLKRGIDKATDTLVDALAKLSKKTKSTEELAQVGTISANGDTEIGNMIADAMAKVGEDGPITLEESKSMETSLEIKEGMLFDKGYLSPYFVTSAESMEAELEDPYILLFEKKISNLQDLLPLLQNVAKSGKPLLIIAEDVEGEALATLVVNKLRGTLNVCAVKAPGFGDRRKAMMEDIAILTNGKFITEDLGIKLESVTLEDLGRAKRVSVSKEETVIVDGAGKKADINARIDQIRRQIEETTSDYDREKLQERQAKLSGGVAVLNVGAATESEMKEKKARVEDALHATRAAAEEGIVPGGGVALIRVQKALDKLELEGDEAVGAEIVRRACEAPLRQLVDNAGVEGAIVVQEVKKLKGNNGYDVVAGKYVDLISTGIIDPTKVTRSALQNAASIAGLLLTTECMITDLPEKEKPAMPDMGGGMGGMGGMM, encoded by the coding sequence ATGGCAAAGCAAATGAAATTCGATGTTGATGCACGCACAGCCATGCTCAGGGGCGTGGAAAAACTGAGCCGTGCAGTAAAAGTTACGCTTGGCCCGAAAGGCCGTAACGTGATTCTCGACAAAAAATTCGGTTCGCCGAATGTCACAAAAGACGGCGTTTCCGTCGCAAAAGAGATCGAGCTGGATGATCCGTTTGAAAACATGGGTGCACAAATGCTGCGCGAAGTCGCCAGCAAAACCAGTGATATCGCCGGTGACGGAACAACCACGGCAACCGTACTCGCTGAAGCGATCTATCGCGAAGGCTTAAAAAATGTTACCTCCGGCGCAAATCCGATGTGCCTGAAACGCGGTATCGACAAAGCAACTGATACGCTTGTTGATGCGCTCGCAAAACTCAGCAAAAAAACGAAATCCACCGAAGAACTCGCTCAGGTCGGAACTATTTCCGCGAACGGCGACACTGAAATTGGAAATATGATTGCTGACGCGATGGCGAAAGTCGGCGAAGACGGACCGATTACGCTGGAAGAATCCAAATCTATGGAAACCAGCCTCGAAATCAAGGAAGGTATGCTGTTTGATAAAGGCTACCTCTCCCCGTACTTCGTTACCAGCGCTGAGTCGATGGAAGCCGAACTGGAAGATCCTTATATTCTTCTGTTTGAAAAGAAAATTTCCAACTTGCAGGATCTGCTTCCGCTGCTTCAGAATGTGGCAAAAAGCGGCAAGCCGCTGCTTATTATCGCTGAAGATGTTGAAGGTGAAGCGCTCGCAACACTGGTGGTTAATAAGCTGCGCGGCACACTGAACGTCTGTGCTGTAAAAGCTCCGGGCTTCGGCGACCGGCGTAAAGCGATGATGGAAGATATTGCCATTCTCACGAACGGCAAATTCATCACTGAAGATCTCGGCATCAAACTTGAAAGCGTTACGCTGGAAGACCTCGGCCGGGCCAAACGCGTCTCCGTCAGTAAAGAAGAAACGGTCATCGTTGACGGCGCCGGTAAAAAGGCTGACATCAATGCACGCATTGATCAGATTCGCCGGCAGATCGAAGAAACCACGTCTGATTATGATCGCGAAAAACTGCAGGAACGCCAGGCGAAACTTTCCGGCGGTGTAGCTGTATTGAATGTCGGTGCGGCCACCGAATCGGAAATGAAAGAGAAGAAAGCCCGCGTTGAAGATGCTCTGCACGCAACCCGCGCAGCCGCCGAAGAAGGTATCGTACCGGGCGGCGGTGTGGCGCTCATCCGCGTACAGAAAGCCCTCGATAAACTCGAGCTTGAAGGTGACGAGGCCGTTGGCGCCGAAATTGTCCGGCGCGCCTGCGAGGCTCCGCTGCGTCAGCTCGTTGACAACGCCGGTGTCGAAGGTGCCATCGTTGTGCAGGAAGTTAAAAAGCTGAAAGGCAACAATGGCTACGATGTTGTCGCCGGCAAATATGTTGATCTGATTTCCACCGGAATCATTGATCCAACGAAAGTCACCCGCTCGGCACTGCAGAATGCGGCCAGTATCGCCGGACTGCTGCTCACCACCGAGTGCATGATCACCGACCTGCCGGAAAAAGAAAAACCGGCCATGCCCGATATGGGCGGCGGAATGGGTGGCATGGGCGGCATGATGTAA
- a CDS encoding deoxyguanosinetriphosphate triphosphohydrolase, with protein MSNIRQEWENLESADLAPYAALSAQSRGRRFPENEHPLRSCFQRDRDRVLHSRCFRRLEYKTQVFVNGTADHYRTRLTHTIEMAAVGRTLARAFCVNEDLTETVCLAHDVGHSPFGHRGEAVLDDLMKEHGGFDHNLQSLRAVEKLEYQYPHFNGLNLTWEVRAGLLKHEAATPGAQLDGFPIGPFQMLEAQIADVADDIAYHAHDTDDGLSAGLITLDQLCELDFWNAAVVRTNEQYPGIDGAPHRRVTIRNLLDLQVEDVLREGRCRLNKFAPQSVADVMNAPERIICFSAGMSAMLTEFSDFLYRQLYDHPDVVNANVEAAELMRGLFLNYLEHPETMGHKARKRIPAEGLARTVCDYVAGCTDRYALEECEKYKIF; from the coding sequence ATGTCAAATATTCGTCAGGAATGGGAAAATCTGGAATCGGCGGATCTGGCGCCGTACGCCGCACTCAGTGCGCAGAGCCGCGGCCGGCGTTTCCCGGAAAACGAACATCCGCTGCGTTCCTGTTTTCAGCGCGACCGCGACCGCGTGCTGCACAGCCGCTGTTTCCGGCGGCTTGAATATAAAACGCAAGTGTTCGTGAACGGCACGGCGGATCATTACCGCACGCGGCTGACGCATACCATTGAAATGGCGGCGGTCGGACGTACCCTTGCACGTGCATTCTGTGTGAACGAAGATTTAACGGAAACAGTTTGTCTCGCGCACGACGTCGGACACAGTCCGTTCGGCCATCGCGGCGAAGCGGTGCTCGACGATTTGATGAAAGAGCACGGTGGATTCGACCACAATCTGCAAAGCCTGCGCGCAGTGGAAAAACTTGAATATCAATATCCGCATTTTAACGGCCTGAATCTGACGTGGGAGGTGCGCGCCGGTTTATTGAAACACGAAGCTGCAACTCCCGGTGCGCAACTTGACGGTTTTCCAATCGGTCCGTTTCAAATGCTCGAAGCGCAGATTGCCGATGTTGCCGACGACATAGCCTATCACGCGCATGACACTGACGACGGACTTTCCGCCGGATTAATTACGCTCGATCAGTTGTGTGAACTTGATTTCTGGAACGCCGCCGTTGTGCGGACGAACGAACAGTATCCCGGAATTGATGGTGCGCCGCACCGGCGCGTCACTATTCGCAATCTGCTTGATCTGCAGGTTGAGGATGTTTTACGGGAAGGGCGTTGTCGGTTAAATAAATTTGCACCGCAATCCGTTGCCGATGTCATGAATGCACCGGAGCGCATTATCTGCTTCAGCGCCGGAATGAGTGCGATGCTCACAGAATTTTCTGATTTCCTTTACCGGCAGCTTTACGACCATCCGGATGTTGTCAACGCCAACGTTGAAGCCGCTGAACTCATGCGCGGACTTTTTTTGAATTATCTTGAACATCCTGAAACGATGGGACACAAAGCCCGCAAACGGATTCCGGCGGAAGGACTCGCCCGTACTGTCTGCGATTACGTCGCCGGCTGCACCGACCGCTACGCACTGGAAGAGTGTGAGAAATATAAAATCTTTTAG
- a CDS encoding phosphoribosylformylglycinamidine synthase subunit PurQ, with protein sequence MKPKILVITGYGVNCEAESSYAWKLAGAEAVQVHLNDLLETPVQMREFQGMMFIGGFSYGDHMTSGHVFALRVKHHLRDELQKFIDAGKIIIGVCNGFQTMTKIGLLPGFDGEYFEPKISLMQNDVGHFQNFWVNLKFESASPCIFTKGLDTLPMPIRHGEGKVFTTDKKVIERIETLNLAAVRYADAAGNPAQDFPENPNGSLHAIAGLCDPTGRVFGMMPHPEAYLFPENHPNWDAQKIAGELPVHGLGLKLFENGVKFLTEENI encoded by the coding sequence ATGAAACCGAAAATTTTAGTCATTACAGGTTACGGTGTAAACTGCGAAGCGGAATCGTCGTATGCGTGGAAACTGGCGGGCGCTGAAGCGGTGCAGGTTCATTTGAACGACCTGCTCGAAACGCCGGTGCAGATGCGTGAATTTCAGGGTATGATGTTTATTGGAGGATTTTCATACGGTGATCACATGACGAGCGGCCACGTGTTTGCGCTGCGCGTGAAACATCATCTGCGCGACGAACTGCAGAAGTTTATCGATGCCGGCAAAATTATTATCGGCGTTTGCAACGGGTTTCAAACAATGACGAAAATTGGACTGCTGCCGGGATTTGACGGTGAATATTTTGAGCCGAAAATTTCTCTGATGCAAAACGATGTCGGGCACTTTCAGAATTTCTGGGTGAATCTGAAATTTGAATCCGCGTCGCCGTGTATTTTTACGAAAGGGCTGGATACGCTTCCGATGCCGATCCGCCATGGCGAAGGCAAAGTTTTTACAACCGATAAAAAAGTGATTGAGCGTATCGAAACGCTGAATCTCGCCGCCGTCCGTTACGCCGATGCCGCCGGAAATCCGGCACAGGATTTTCCGGAAAATCCAAACGGCTCGCTTCATGCGATCGCCGGACTTTGCGACCCGACCGGCCGTGTGTTCGGAATGATGCCGCATCCGGAAGCATATCTGTTCCCCGAAAATCATCCGAACTGGGACGCACAGAAAATCGCCGGTGAACTTCCGGTGCACGGGCTCGGTCTCAAGCTGTTCGAAAACGGTGTAAAATTTTTGACAGAAGAAAATATCTAA
- a CDS encoding glycerate kinase: MKVVVAIDSFKGCLSSMDAADAAEKGIRRVYPRAKIIKLAIADGGEGTVEALASQRGAKLVYAGVKNPLGRKIRAAYALLNAKSAVLEVAKASGLPLLKKSELNPLKTSTLGTGELIKNALRRGVKIFTIGIGGSATNDGGMGMLAALGVKFFDVNANKIKNFGGANLIRVARIDCAGMLPELKHAKFTVLCDVDNPFCGKTGAAHIYAPQKGASPEMVKQLDVGLYSFAAVMENTTGRDIRKIPGAGAAGGLGGAFLAFMNAKLERGIDGVLDAVKFEQKLSGTDFVITGEGRLDAQSAMGKAPSGIAERAAKMNIPVIAIAGGIKTGAEKLYETNIAAMFSVCRAPVSLEEAMNPKNAAGNLERLCENIFRLIQMIKKHAGN; the protein is encoded by the coding sequence ATGAAAGTTGTCGTCGCGATCGATTCATTCAAAGGCTGTTTGAGTTCGATGGACGCGGCGGACGCCGCCGAAAAAGGAATCCGGCGCGTTTATCCGCGCGCAAAAATCATTAAACTCGCGATCGCCGATGGCGGCGAAGGAACGGTGGAAGCGCTCGCCTCGCAGCGCGGTGCAAAACTTGTTTATGCCGGTGTAAAAAATCCGCTGGGCAGAAAAATCCGTGCGGCGTATGCGCTGCTCAATGCGAAAAGTGCGGTGCTTGAAGTGGCGAAAGCGTCCGGTCTGCCGCTGTTGAAAAAGTCAGAATTGAATCCGCTGAAAACATCGACGTTGGGCACCGGCGAATTGATTAAAAATGCACTGCGGCGCGGTGTAAAAATTTTTACAATTGGCATCGGCGGCAGTGCGACGAACGACGGCGGCATGGGAATGCTGGCGGCGCTTGGTGTAAAATTTTTTGATGTGAACGCCAATAAAATTAAAAATTTCGGCGGTGCAAATTTAATTCGCGTCGCGCGCATTGACTGCGCCGGAATGCTGCCGGAATTGAAGCACGCAAAGTTTACGGTGCTGTGCGATGTGGATAATCCGTTCTGCGGGAAAACCGGTGCCGCGCATATTTACGCGCCGCAAAAAGGAGCTTCGCCGGAAATGGTGAAACAGCTCGACGTCGGACTGTATTCGTTCGCCGCTGTTATGGAAAATACAACGGGACGTGATATCAGAAAAATTCCCGGCGCCGGTGCCGCCGGCGGACTCGGCGGTGCATTTCTGGCTTTTATGAATGCAAAACTGGAGCGCGGAATTGACGGCGTGCTGGATGCTGTAAAATTTGAGCAGAAACTTTCCGGCACCGACTTTGTGATTACCGGTGAGGGCAGGCTTGATGCGCAGAGCGCGATGGGCAAAGCGCCGTCCGGTATTGCGGAGCGCGCGGCGAAAATGAATATTCCGGTAATTGCAATTGCCGGTGGAATTAAGACTGGTGCTGAAAAATTATATGAAACAAATATTGCAGCAATGTTTTCGGTGTGCCGCGCGCCGGTGTCACTCGAAGAGGCGATGAATCCGAAAAATGCCGCCGGAAATCTTGAGCGGCTGTGCGAAAATATTTTCCGGTTGATTCAAATGATAAAAAAACATGCTGGAAACTGA
- the dnaK gene encoding molecular chaperone DnaK encodes MATASKVLGIDLGTTNSCMAVMEGGEPTVIPNAEGGRTTPSVVAFTKDSERLVGQAAKRQAVTNPKNTVFSVKRFMGRNYEEIARESELVPYEVVKAPNGDAHIKIGEKTYAPPEISAMILQKMKTDAEAYLGETITQAVITVPAYFNDRQRQATKDAGKIAGLEVLRIVNEPTAAALSYGLDKKHDEKIAIYDLGGGTFDISILDIGDGVFEVAATNGDGHLGGDDFDQKVINWLIEEFKKDQGIDLSKDAMALQRLKEAAEKAKCELSSSQSTDINLPFITADSAGPKHLNVTLTRAKLEQLVDDLIEKSEIPVKQCLDDAKLQPAQIDEVILVGGSTRMPRVQTSVKDMFDGKELHKGVNPDEVVAVGASIQGGIMKGEVKDVLLLDVTPLTLGIETLGGIRTPLIERNTTIPTKKSEIFSTAADNQPAVDIHVLQGERKMAKDNKTIGHFQLDGIAPAPRGVPQIEVTFDIDANGILNVSAKDLGTGKEQHITITASSGLSEDEINRMVKDAEVHAAEDEKAKERVDLRNQADSTVFQTEKFLKENGDKLDAAKKAEVEKAIEPLKEALKNGDDAAIKSEMEKLNAAMQAAASEMYANAQQQPDAEAQPETNSGGGEKQADGEVIDADYKMDDEK; translated from the coding sequence ATGGCAACTGCATCAAAAGTTTTAGGAATCGACCTGGGAACGACAAATTCCTGTATGGCGGTGATGGAGGGCGGTGAACCGACTGTTATTCCAAACGCTGAGGGCGGACGCACAACACCATCCGTGGTTGCGTTTACGAAAGATAGCGAACGTCTCGTCGGCCAGGCGGCAAAGCGTCAGGCGGTGACAAATCCGAAAAATACGGTTTTTTCGGTGAAGCGTTTCATGGGCCGTAACTATGAAGAAATCGCGCGCGAAAGTGAGCTTGTACCGTATGAGGTTGTGAAAGCGCCGAACGGCGATGCTCATATTAAAATCGGCGAAAAAACATACGCGCCGCCGGAAATTTCGGCGATGATTCTGCAGAAAATGAAAACAGACGCGGAAGCGTATCTCGGCGAAACGATCACGCAGGCTGTGATTACCGTCCCGGCGTATTTTAATGATCGTCAGCGGCAGGCCACGAAAGATGCCGGAAAAATTGCCGGCCTTGAAGTGCTGCGTATTGTGAATGAACCGACAGCGGCTGCCCTCTCTTACGGTCTTGACAAAAAACACGATGAAAAAATTGCAATTTACGACCTCGGCGGCGGAACGTTCGATATTTCAATTCTCGACATCGGCGACGGTGTCTTTGAAGTGGCCGCGACAAACGGCGATGGGCACCTCGGCGGTGACGATTTCGACCAAAAGGTTATCAATTGGCTCATCGAAGAATTTAAAAAAGATCAAGGCATCGACCTGTCGAAAGACGCGATGGCATTGCAGCGCTTGAAAGAAGCGGCGGAGAAGGCTAAATGCGAACTTTCAAGCTCGCAGAGCACTGATATCAACCTTCCGTTCATCACGGCGGATTCTGCCGGACCGAAACATTTGAACGTCACCCTCACCCGCGCGAAGCTGGAACAGCTGGTTGATGATCTGATCGAGAAATCTGAAATTCCGGTGAAGCAGTGTCTGGATGACGCCAAACTGCAGCCGGCGCAAATCGACGAGGTGATTCTTGTCGGCGGGTCGACCCGCATGCCGCGCGTGCAGACTTCCGTGAAAGATATGTTCGACGGCAAAGAGCTTCATAAAGGTGTAAACCCGGACGAAGTGGTGGCAGTCGGCGCATCCATTCAAGGCGGCATTATGAAGGGCGAAGTGAAAGACGTGCTTCTGCTCGATGTGACTCCGTTAACGCTTGGAATTGAAACGCTCGGCGGTATCCGCACCCCTCTCATCGAACGCAACACGACGATTCCGACGAAGAAAAGTGAAATTTTCTCAACGGCGGCGGATAACCAGCCGGCGGTGGACATTCACGTTCTGCAGGGCGAACGCAAAATGGCAAAGGACAATAAGACCATCGGGCATTTTCAGCTCGACGGAATTGCGCCGGCGCCGCGCGGTGTGCCGCAGATTGAAGTGACATTCGATATTGATGCGAACGGAATCCTGAATGTGTCTGCAAAAGATCTTGGCACCGGCAAAGAACAGCACATCACTATCACCGCTTCGAGCGGTCTTTCAGAAGATGAAATCAACCGGATGGTAAAAGATGCTGAAGTGCATGCCGCTGAAGATGAAAAGGCGAAAGAACGCGTCGACCTGCGGAATCAGGCTGACAGCACTGTGTTCCAGACGGAAAAATTCCTGAAAGAAAACGGTGATAAACTCGACGCCGCGAAAAAGGCGGAGGTTGAGAAAGCGATCGAACCGCTGAAAGAAGCACTGAAAAACGGCGACGATGCCGCCATCAAATCCGAAATGGAAAAATTGAATGCGGCGATGCAGGCGGCGGCATCTGAAATGTACGCCAATGCACAGCAGCAGCCGGACGCCGAAGCTCAGCCGGAAACAAATTCCGGCGGCGGCGAGAAACAGGCGGATGGTGAAGTGATCGACGCCGATTACAAGATGGATGACGAGAAATAA